The Theobroma cacao cultivar B97-61/B2 chromosome 1, Criollo_cocoa_genome_V2, whole genome shotgun sequence genome contains the following window.
AGTGAcccaaagaaaaagataaagcaaacaaataataaaacaaaagatgGCATGGATTGATATTGGACCGCACTTTCTTTCTTGGATAACTGTTAAATCTAAATGCCAAATGCACCatgttccctttctttttctttttctgctttCAAATGACAATGGGTTTTAATTAACAGCGTTCAAGAAAGAGGaacaaagaaaagattaaAGAAAGCTCGGGAGGAATCCCATATATTTTACAGGGAAATGAACCAACCCACTACAAATCTCCTTCGAGATAACTTGAGCAGATTGATATGGTACTACTTTTTACTACAAACTGTTCATCCTACCCATGGTCAAATGTTGGAAATGACAATGAAATTCTGGGATTTTgtccaaaagaaaatattaattctTCGTCTAAGAAGATTCCAGGATGAGACTGGAGGTTTCCGCAAGAGAGAGAGGATGGTTATGTTCGCCTTCATAGGTAACTATTAGCATCGATGGATCATCTAAAGCCCTTTCCACATGTTTGCGAGCTGGACATCCTCTCACGCTACTGCACTTATAGTAACCTCTGTTCAATCATAATTCGGAACCATAcataaaaacatgttagaTAACTTGGGGGAACTGAactatctttttcttttaacagAAAATGATGGGAAAATTTTTGTGAAAGTGGCAAGTTCACATGAAATTTGTAGTGAAAAAAAGAGTGAAATttatgcaaaacaaaaaaatttctaatccAAAGTATTAATTATACCAATCAACTTGTTCACATTCGAAGATTAATTTATGACAAAAAAGATACAAATATATAGAAGATGGCATGGAATATCATATACCTTGGATGTGGAGATCCCTTGATTGGTTTTTGACCGTACTTCCTCCACGAGTAATCATCAGGTGGAATATCAGCCATCTTCAGGCTTATTGCTGGAACTCTTACAACCCTTTTCGATCTCAGCTTTCTGTCGAAggccaaaaattgaaaaccaaACATAAGTAATTAAGAACTTAAAAGGGTAACTTGTAAAAGAAATAGATATAGACGGATATGTACCTTTTCTTAGAGCAATGGCAGCGACCAGAAGAGCCACTGCACTTGCCAGAACCCAAGTTCTCCGAGCTACACTTCCTCttaaaagaagaggaagacaAAGGAGGCTTCCCAGCTGAGGAAACCTGAGAAAGATTAGTAATTTGAAACGCAGACGATGAAGATGGCTGCTTGCTATCAGTATCTCCGGTCAAAGATGACATAAACGAATTCCCAGCGGAAGaatatgaaaaattgatggTTGTTGATGAATCTTTCCTCTCTAAAACCCCACTTTTCACCGTTAAAAAAtcctgatgatgatgaggatgaTAAGTAACCGGTGGTGGAATCTGCTGGATCGGCGTTGCATAATAAACCTTAGTTTCAAGCTCTTGATTTGCTTGGTTTTGGCTAACAGGAGGTGAAATAGTTGTAGTATTTGTAGCAGCTGGGGGCGCTACAGGGGCTCTCCGAAAGCGAGCATGTCCAGTTCTGGTTCGACCCAAAAGAGAGATAACTTTCTTGAACTTTGAAACAGCAACGTCAGCTGCAGCTTTGCAGTCCATATCGAAATCCAGGGAGGATCTTGTTGAGCTCGAAGAAGATTGATATTTTTCCTGATTAGTAATGTTTTGTTGCTGTTGCTGCTGGGTTTGGGAAAGCAACCTGATGAGTTTCTCAACACTTTCCAGCCCGGAAGCTGCTTCTTGGACTGCGTTTTCTTCCATTTTGGTTGTGAAGCTGTTGCTGTTCCTGTAACTCATCATGAGCTCCACGGCCATGTCTGCAACAAAACCattcaaagaaagaaaagagagaaagagagcaaggaagaaaaagcGTGAAAAGAAAACGAGCAGGGAAGGGTCGTTGATAAAGGGAACGCTGGACTTCGGTCAAAATGATGCCATCGGCTATGGAACCTTGTTGGTCAATTAGGTCACTGACCTGTCATCTTAACATTTGCCGTCAAATGTAGGTACGAATAAGATCCAACCACATcaatttggttttttttcttcatcaagTAGGATCTAGTAAGCATAGCTTACTGTTCAAGACCAAAATGTTTACTAATCTTTTTCTACTAGTACcctttttctcaaattttctACTGTTTAGTCtagatttttagttaattattgtaaaattttatgtcGGGGACATTGACTTAATGTCTTGTGTGATCAGTGGGGGTCCACACAGGTTAAATTGCTCAAAGGGAGGTTGGGGACACAGGGGAGGGGAAGATCGAGTCAAAACTTTGTCCTAGGCCGTCTGATCCATAATAATAAGGGCTTTtactaataatttattatagcAGAGTTACAAGACAGTTGGTGCCAGCATGATAAAGTTGACTTAAAGATTTTGGGGCAATTTcctaacctttttttttttcagttgtAATGAAGGTTACCATTAAAATCCCACAAAACTTCATAGCTTTGAATTTGCCTAAGACCAAGAATTTAGTGAAAATTGTTCAGAAATAATGGATTTGTTCATCTTGGGTCATTACCAAGTCTTGCAAAGATTTATTCTGTGATCCTCATATAGCCAATGGCATTTTCAACAAGGATAAAAAGattccaatttaaattttcctcTTTAACTCCATCTACATGGAACTTGGACTTTCAAATCACTAATCCAAAGCTGTTGAATGATTCTTTGTCCACCACATGGACACTTGTTTTTAATTTCCCTTATATATTGGACCATATGTCTTTTCACAGCATGTTTTTTGAGTCATTTTTCTAGAAATATATTCCCAAATGTCCAAACTTCCTAAACTTTGGACAAATTACTTAGGGAAAAAGAGAGCTGTTGAAAGAAAATACACCACCAAATGGAAAATTAGTTAACTAAAACCTACCCCAACCCTAAATCTAAGCCCTAAGAATGGAATTCTTAGTTCGCCTTTTCTTCATTGCCACCGTAAGCACTACCaccttcatttttcttctcccaCAGGCAAAAACCAAAATACATCAAATCATGTGATATTCCAAAACCAATCAAGCactttttaacaaaagaataataaCAGTATGCTATAAATAATCCTTATGCCCTTATGCACAATTCCCCAGAAGGGGTTAGTACAACTTACAACacaaaataacattaaaattgGTTAGCAGAAGTTAAAACCCATTAaaatttatagttaaatatcatatatattatgAACACCTGCGTCAACTAATTTGTTTAGTAAAACTTTCGGTGATTAtattaatgtatgaaataaGAATTAAAGTATTATGGGAAGGATGatgaatattttcttaaatagaaaataactCTAATTATTGGataacaataacaaaaaaggGGCTCATTGCATGCAGTATATATTACCCCGTAGATGTCGATATCCCTCCAACTTTATACAAAATCTCAACCCTGATCAGTGCTTatatttcaacattcaatggATCTAGTCTAAGTATACAAAGCATGTGTGAAGGGATCAGCTTGACATATAATAGTATTTCACATGCACACAGAGATGTGACGTCTCTGGTCTCTCTTCACAGTTCACACTCAGAACCCAGCTGGTGCACCAATCGCGCCCATTCTTACAAACCCATTCTTAAATAAGGAAACAATGAGACGAAAGGTCCAAATTTCAGTCACGAGATTGCAGCCAAGAATGGGGTCCTCTTTCCTTGGCCAAGTATTCAAAGCTTccccttgaaaaatcaataCTACTAAATTATTTTCACCCGAAGTTATCCTCCATTAATATTCTTGTAGAAAATCCTCATTGCAACTTAGTTTTagtagtgttttttttttcttttgatttgatttttttatttggttgaagaTCATTTTTCACGTTTTGCAAAGGCACGTGTTGGGATGTGGAAGAAAAACAGGGAAGGGTGCAATTTCCAGGAACCTGACTACGTACGCACCAGAGTGCGAAAGTCAAAGCGAAAGTCAAAGACGGAAAGGCATCAGAAACGAAATTGAGGTGTAGCAGGGAAGAAGAGAAGGCGTGCGAGGGTGGGCTGCCTAAATGTTGACTTCTCACCGAAAGTCTGTTCATTATGGGCAACCTTCTTCCGCCAGTTTCTGTCTTcatgttttttgtttcttttcagtGAATGTACTAATTGAACAGCATTCActaccccccccccccccattGGGCGTTGCCACCATCATACACAtgccatttctttttattctttttagctTCCATATCAGTTAAACGAAAGTGATTTTTGATTCATTTTAGCAATATGATTTAAATATGCTTACATATTTACAGAATCAATATCAAATCCATCATCATATTATTAGACCTTAATCACTTATAAGAGAAAGATACCACTGCCGACATGTTGTCATAGTATATTATTGTACAAACATAAAAGATAGGTAAGGGAGGATAACCATTTCCTTAGTCCGAAGTGATATGATAAAACCCTAAGCACCTAAGAGAGTGATATGATACCATTGCTGACAAGTTGTTAAACTATATTAGTGtacaaatttgaataattaagCAAGGGGAGGACAGTCATTTGCTTAGCAAAGATCAGGGGAGCAATTCCAAATATTATAATCCAGGGAAAAGTGGTTGAACATTCTAGAGACTAAGTAATAACTAGAAGAACAGTGTTTTTTATTTAGCATGGTTAGGTAGGTATCTACTCTGATCTAGCTAGCATGCAAGATTTAGCGTGGTTGTTAGGGTTGCCATGAAGATATTTGATTGCTCTCTATGTATATGCATAATCTTCTACTACATTTGGCTCGCCCAACATTTAAAAGCTTCACGTGTGTGTATGAAAATGTCAAACATGACAAAAAACCAAATACTAGGCTTGTTTGGACACTTTGGACTTTGAAGAGCAAAGAATTAGATTGGTAAGAAAACAAGCAATTCAATAACTTTCAATTCAAGCAAAGCTAACTTCCCCCCTGATATATTGATATGTTCGATACTGATAGTATatttcttgtattctttctACATTTGAAGCAAAGGGgagatttctttttctcttttgtccctttttatttttcttgtatgttcttttttcttctctcactTGGGCTGAAAAACCATGTTGACTTGAAGATTAAGCATCGTGAACAACTTGGAAGAAATAAGCCCATTAGAATTAGGCTGAACACAACGCTCGGTGTGGGCACTAAGCCACTAAAGTATAGTGGAATGGGTCGTACCTACCGAAGATAATAAAGGGGAAGGGAAGTGAACGTTAAGCGTGCAGCATGAGTATGGTTCACATGACATATGATTAAATTAGTTGGCATCAATCTTAATAAAAATTCTTATAGTAGACCCCTCTATTCATATAAGTTCCTCACATCTTATTTTGATTGAAACAAGCCTTTTGATTAAACGAAAATgtcaacttttttcttttattcacaTGACATATGATTAAATTAGTCGACGTTATCATGAAGTAGAATATTCAATCAAAAGTTGAcattaaaatcacaaaaagataaaaatagttttttgatttctctctttatcttctttttttttaataggaATAGTTATTGAAAATCTctactaaaaattttaaattttcttaaatttggggacaaaaagggaaagattttgaaaattactttgattaaaggaaagaagagaatgagagaggttagaaaaaatatttttaaggtGATTTCAACTACTAACTACTGACAATcgatgattttaaattttgattttattaaatgatcatatcatatattacgtagataaaaaatattaaacaatattaaatttaatgataattattttacaattaaaGTTATAAGTtgtttgattcaaaataaaagtttaataatTCTTCTAAACGTATAAAAGTGAGgagtttatttgtttaaataagaataaagTGGATCTTCTTGGGTTTAagctttccctttttttttccttcaatttgaGCCAAATTTTAAGCGATTATTACTTGAGGATAGAAACCCATCGCTGTGACTCGTCAGCGTGGTCGGTTTCTGTTTGGTATGTCAATATaactaaaaattgaaatttcaacAGAAAAAGTATAACTAAAAATTGGGCTAGTTTTTGGGCCCTCTTTCAATATTATCCATTCCATTATCCCAGTTTCGGTCCTTTTGGAAAACAATCTAGTGCCTTAATGCGATGAATAGCCCAAAAAGGTCTTGatgtgatatttttgaaaaaggtCGGGGGGAAGGTGACCCAAAGCTGCAAAAAACCTTTTCCGGGTTTCACGCTTACCAAAACCTACTAATTTGTTAAGTGAAAATGCCCTACCCGGGCGGTGACTTTTTTGTCCAActcagaaaagaaaataaatatgtttaaaGCGTATTGTGATTACATCAACTGCTATTCTTTCTGTCAAAATGTTTCTTAGGAGTCCGGCATTGAAGTTCATAGACATGAGCACCCTTAAGCCAGATTTAGTATTAGTACATAACATCCAGCTCCTTTAGAGTAGACCAGGTAAGAATCTACTGGTTCTATATGTAGACCGAGACGTAAAATTCCTAGATCAGCAGTTCTGGATCCTTGACCAATCTCGTTTCCAAGGTCGTCATCATTAGGTCATCACCTTCACTGGtttaagttttaaatgtttttaaactAGGCCAAATTAGTCGTTGGTCGCCATCTTTGCATCATCAATCAGCGGCCAGGGGagagtttgaaaattttgtggAAGATGTTGTATATTTTATAACTACACTGCCAAGCATGATTCATAACGAAGGTGTGGAAAATTGCATGATGAGAAGGTCGCCAGGACACTTAATAATTCTTGGTGTTGAAGGAAAGATCAAAATCTTATGATTTCATCCAACAAACTATTGTTTCCCAATATATTCCTAtatgatttaaataaattaaaaatcaagctcACCTATATCTAATTGCTGGAAGTTGGTATATAAGTTTTACAAACAAAGTCATGCTTTTTATAGGTAACAGCTAGCCAGGAATATGctgaatatatattataaacttTGCAAGTCAAAATTGTGACACTTAAGTCATTGCGTGCAACGAAATGAAGCCCTTGTACTGAAAGGGAAAGAGTTTCTGCAGCCGATGTAGAGTCAGGAAATTATAGATGTCAAACTCACAAGGCAGCTTTCCCCCAGTAGATCCCTCCTCATGTTTCTCGTGTTTTATTCTTACTTTTGTCCTAAAGTCTGCTCATATATTGATGACTTGATGTGCTCATTTCTAGAATGTCAGGGCGTTCAACTCATACATTTATAGTTTAAACAACTTAACATTTTTGGCATATTTTTCGTTTCTGGCTTCCAATCATCATCAACCAATTAAGCCACTGATTTCCCAGCATTTTGATTTGAacggagaagaaaaagaagaaagaccGGGACAGTTTCTGCTCCATGGTTTTGATTCGGAATGGGTTAAGGATGTTACTGTTGATAATCACCAAAATTCATGTTTGATTTAGGAGTTTGCAGGTTAATCGAAATGGTAATAATCCACATTGATTAGTATTCTATTTATTCAGCTAAACTATGCAATAAATGAATCTCATCTGCGTTCCACGAGATGGATTGTGACAATAACATCTCCGGGTGTAAATTTATGACCAAATCATTAGCTTGAAAACTGTGAGGCATATGGTTCATATATAATACACATAAACAGAAAGTGACATGAATTATTCTAGCTAGCGGTAAGTGTCCATCTCCTGCATGAAGACAGAAACCAGGCTTTCTTGTAAGTTCTGACCCTTGGAAGGGACGCTTGGGgttgagaaaataaataaataagaaggTATATACCCATAGCTTGCCTCACTCTAAAGGAAACTCCCCACTTCGATCAGTCAGGTGGTATGAAGCTAATCAACATAACCACCTCACCAAACTGGTTCTCTCTTTCGTACTCTACCCTTCTTGTTAATTTCCACATTGTCTTTTTGCCCATTTCATGAACAATCATATTTCGAATGACAAATTAATCAAACAATCTTActtctttgaaaaaaaaaagactacTTAATGGCTGACTTGATGCTTAAAGATGCATATTTATTCATAAACAAAGATAATAAGATTGCTTTAACGGCATCATGATTGTTCGAGTGTTGCCAACGAATTATTAGATTGAAAAATGTAAgcaatcaaaataattttatacttacgAGTTTGGAACATGTGCAGCTTTAAAGTTTCATTGAGGAATAGTGATTCAAATAATTTCGGTTATTGGCAATACTTTATGGTGATGAATCAGCAGAAATGTGATGCCCACCTTCCAAATCcttcaaaaaacaaataatggAATGCTTTTCTTTTCAGGTTGGTGCCCCTGTTATTTCCTGTGCGTTTGgaagaagggaaaaagaaataaagtacAAATGACAATTGagtagaaaggaaaatgaaaaggaatatactaatttaatcattttttcttgtttggtAGAGAAGAAACCGGGGGGAAACggaaggaaaatgaaaagagagTATTGCATCATTTGATAGAGCTGGTCTTTATTGGCAGAGGAAAATCAAGATGTAACCTTGATAATTTACAGTCAACTACGTTAACCCAATGCCAAATTTGGTATACGATTAAATCTTAACTTCCCTGTAACATGAAAACATAGTTAAATTCATTGCGATAAggtattgtttttttttttttaactgaaaaaaagatatttaaatttatttgtaaataaataattatatattaattaataaattaaatattcgaATATTTGtgataaaatattgttttataaattcagtttattttgatttaaggCCAATGacgtgtcaaaattttattggagTTTCGGACGTTTATATACACACGTTTGATTCCTTGTTTTATTCCTATCGACGGCCCACCTATATGGCTGTATGTTACCTGACCATTGACCTAATCCTACATCACCGTTAGCTGCTTACGCAAAAATTTAAGACTGTTTTAACTCCAATGGTTTCTTAGGACATAATAGCCAAAGTTGCAGTAAATATTGCCCTACCATCATTTCTATATATAATTCCatagtaaaaaattattatctttttttatgtGCCTAACGGTTAAATACTACTAAAATTGTTTTCCATAgagattat
Protein-coding sequences here:
- the LOC18611185 gene encoding probable WRKY transcription factor 15 — encoded protein: MAVELMMSYRNSNSFTTKMEENAVQEAASGLESVEKLIRLLSQTQQQQQQNITNQEKYQSSSSSTRSSLDFDMDCKAAADVAVSKFKKVISLLGRTRTGHARFRRAPVAPPAATNTTTISPPVSQNQANQELETKVYYATPIQQIPPPVTYHPHHHQDFLTVKSGVLERKDSSTTINFSYSSAGNSFMSSLTGDTDSKQPSSSSAFQITNLSQVSSAGKPPLSSSSFKRKCSSENLGSGKCSGSSGRCHCSKKRKLRSKRVVRVPAISLKMADIPPDDYSWRKYGQKPIKGSPHPRGYYKCSSVRGCPARKHVERALDDPSMLIVTYEGEHNHPLSLAETSSLILESS